The genome window CCTTCCACAGTGGATTTGCACCGCGATCTAAAACGTCACGCCAAACAACAGATAGTTTAATTCCCCGGCATTCCATCTAATGTGTCTAATTTTACTTTGGGTTCGGGTCGGATGTCGGTATCAATTTATAGCGGGTCTGGTGTATTGATTCTGTGTATTgattctcggccatggtggagaaggaattgggggaagaatctttggctttgactctctgaagtccagattgaaccgcgacttcagattgatgtggaaggaccagagacgttggagaacccaacgcggtcgtatattcataatatcatccagaggagtgttctagaatatcttatagaacacggccaaaagctgtgtgcgcaaGATTATATTATGAATGAACGACTGCGTCTTACCGATCACatggtaacgtcaaaatccataccgtagcgcaaattcacactgGTGTACTCTCTATACCATTtatggtgtgatccagatgcctcggacaccagccttccgagttgaaagtggggaaatctcccaTCTTTCTTGCAGCATTTCACGGTGGCAcaccccctttttgtcttcatctctcggaattctgagagtagaccgatgCCTCCTTCAAAACGGTCAGAGTTTCCGGGAGCTCAGGAGGTTTGCATCACCTGATAAATTCTCACTCATGTTCTACCATCGCAAGCAGTTCTAATAACTGATTCATCTGATTCAGCAAAGAAGCGCAAAGAGGTCCCTGCGGGCATCACTACTTCTTGTTGTTATGAAGTTTAGTCTCATGAATCTGTTTTTCCAGTTATATGTAATAGCCTACAGATTTTTCCTGAACACTCTTATTTCGGAAGAAGGGAAGGTAAGAGCTTCCGAAGCTCCGAGCTGCTTTGTAAGCGGCATGAGTGCAGAGATGATGccctcaacaaaaatggctgcgcccgtaaagagatttattttcttcgtatttgtaccacgttggccTTTTTAATGtcaattttaaatgctcttacacacttgattacattgctactttattccggtcaccaatttatggattgcacggtcttgctgtgcatgcaatacaatgtcaagtttgttgtttgttttcgacctggtttgctaaagaggctaatgtataATTACAGGTCTGTAGCGtaagtgggtcccaccccctaggcAGGCATGAAAATGAGGATCtatggtgtgatccagatgcctcggacaccagccttcagAGTTGCACTTGTGAAgtcatttccggtctcggagcctttatagcgttcccgttcgcATAAATGCCGTGAATGAACAACACAAAACTCTGAGGTGAAACCCATCTTACAGAACCACTAACATTTCAAGTAATTCtgtttacatttaaataatattttcgcctatttcaatttcaaaaagTGCTGTCGCGTTTTTCAGTAGCAGTAGGCAGTAGGCAGTAGCAGGCTGTCATTTATTGTTTGCTACATTAGCCTCTATAGCAAACCGGCTTGAAAACAAACACTTACATTGAATTTCATGCCTAACAAGactgtgcaatgcataaattggtgaccgtaTTAAAGTAGAAATCTATTCAAGTGTATAAGAGCctttaaaatcaacattaaaacgaccaacgtggtacaaatgcaaagaaaatacatctcaccTCATTCACTATGGGCACAGCCATCTTTGTTTATCGCATCATCCGGTAAACCTCACTGCACTCagtctactctcagaattccgagagaTCAAGACAAAAAGGGGGAGTGCCTCcatgaaatgccgcaagaaacctgggagatttccccacttccaactcggaaggctggtgtccgaggcatctggatcacaccattAGAGGtagatacggatctctccagtcttaGGGGAAATTAGGGAAGGATgcaagaccattcaaaaatatgactgggtttctaacgatacaaagcttaatgcaaatggGTGAAGTGTCCCTTTAACAATATAGTTACTATACTCATaatattcaattaatttactGATTCCTTATTGATATTTTTAACCTCCATGGTGACTTTAGGATTACATCATGAAGgtttaataacaacaataataacttTCCTTTTGTCAGGGAATCTTATCTCCTTTATGCTAGAGGAGATAGTGGTTCGACCCTCTTATCTCCTTTATGCTACAGGAGATAAGAAAGGAAGCATTGAAATATCTTTCCTTAGCATTTAGGGAATTCAAACAGTTCTAATCATGGCTGCCACTTCTAAAATACGACTTGGTCATTGGTCAGTTGAAAGGACTAAAAAAGACTaaaataatactatttgtcTGCAGCCCCAGTCCAGAAAGTGTCATAGTTATTGTTTACCATTTCGCTTATTTTTGAGAAATCTGCCGATCTTTTTGAGAAATTAAGGACCAGGAACCTGATCCTTAAATTACACCATtagtttaattattattttattttttttcaccaGTGGACTTGCTCTATTTAACAGATGTTAATTTATGATTACACAAAGGCTCTGTCTCTGTGAACTTGTGGGCCCTAAACATTTCCTGTTAACTTGAGGTTCCTACACATTTCTGTTCTTCAAATTAATAATCCTGAACATCCTCAAACTGCAGTACTTATTAATTGTATATCCAAAAGGGCTGAGACAATAGCTTAAATGAATCATggtatttgtgtttatatttgtaatatctatatatatagtaagGTATTTATAATGTATTATGAATTgtttatagtatatatatatatatatatatatatatatatatatatatatatatatatatatatataaatataattgtttacaattatatatataattgtttacATTATTTGTATGTGATTATATTGACTATTTATAAATATACGTAGATATATAtgcgtagatatatatatatatatatatacacaattattctgtattcatatttatatgcaTTATTATAGCTTGTATTATACTGACATGTTGGTGACATCTATCCAAGCTAAATTGATCTATCAAGGGGTAGGACTAGATACGTTTTTTTTACTTCCTCCTACCCCCTTTCGAGCATGtagaaagtttttttttaattttacttcttttgtgtttttttatgttgtctcttttattttttatttcatctatTAATAATCAATTGATAatcattaattgattaataatcatgttttttttattgcttacatgttagaaataaagacaatcaatcaaacaatcaataaaaaaaaaaatcagaaacACCATCACAACATATTTGTCAACACTGTGTTTTAAATGGCTTCATTTTGATCACATTATACATCCTGGATTCATTTTTAGGATAAAATGTAATCTATATACACCTACATGTAATCATATGGTCCAAACATGTATAATCAAATATAACAGTTCTATGTagtaaaagttaaaaaaaaaaggtaaggaAGCTGATGCACACTTAGTGTAGGTTCCGAAATGTGAATAAATTACATGATTAAATGCAGCCATAACATAGTTGTAATTTATCAACTGCTGTGGCTGGCTCCATTGGCTGTTTTACTGTTACACACTTTTAATATTATTTACATACATTCATACCAATGTCAAATTTCAAGTTCCTGCTTCTTGTTTATGGGGTTTCACAGCAGGAAAAATGTAAATATGGCATTACAATGCATTATAATATACATCTGATAAGGTCAGCCAGGACTCTGTGGAAGCCTGTTTGATTACATTAAGTCAGACACATAGAGACAGTCCCACCAATGATAACTCAGTTCTAGAACAGAAAGGGACAAGGAGGAACGGAGGAGGGATTGTGAAAAATAAAACTATTATTATCAAGTCATGACTGAATCATTACCAGCCAAACTAGCTTGGTGCTTCTCACCACGTGAGAGGCTAAACCACGCTAGGAGAATGCTAGGTAGCAGGCGGTTTGGTCTCAGAGTAGATTGTGGATATGTGTGGGTTTTGCATTTTCATGCCCACATCCTGGTTCTTCTTGAAGTGGCTAATATCGGCGTAGTTCATATTcttggagagcaagagaggaaaAAGGGGGATATTGAATATAGATGGAGATGAGGTGTTATGTTTCTAGAACCAACAGGTAGACTACCCTGCTGTCTATAGTTACAAAAAGCCAACTATAAGATACTTGTATGTGTGATCTTTACCTGAGTGCTCAGGGCGGAGTCCTGGCTGTAACCTCCTGgcaagaaagaaaacacaaacacaaaatgaatTAAATCATAACTTATATGTGAAACATTAACCTTCTATGAATATCATGATatgacatactgtatatactgttaATGCACTTGCACGTGCATgcaagtgtacacacacaaagcacacacattagaatgcaaaaatacacacaaagttACCGTTGGAGGAGCCTCTTTCTGAGACGTTGaacttttctttccttttgcCGGTTCTGTGAAGGAAGAACACGACACGTTTATGCATCGATTCCGCATCCATCAATGGACACTGCGTAACATTTCTAAATACTTCTACAAAATACCAGTGCTAATGTTAATCCTAACATTATTGCAAGTGTGGCGATTTTTTTTAAGTCTAGGCAACATGTATAGTAAACTTTTCATTGATGCATCCAAGTTCCACATCTCATCGTTGTAACTTTTATATTTTGCTTGTGTACTTGTTTTGCATAACTTTATTATGTTTACTAATTCAGCAACAAACTTGACttgtaatgtaaaatgaatgGGAGAATTAAGCAATCTCCAATCCAACAAATCTTTAactctttcttttatttatttcggTGATTATTAAGTGAATAGACTACTTGCACCATCATGAGGTCGTTGTTTTCATGATTGACGCGTGGGGTTCCATACTGCATACCTGCTTGTGTGGACACGATAAATCAGTGCAGCTACTAGCACTACAGCTAGTATCACTGCAATGGCTATACCAGCAATGGCACCAGATGACAAACTGTTGTCTGGAAAAGAGAAAAGATGAAGGGTTTATGGGTTGCATGAGGAAAAATTCAGAGAGGGCAACAGATTGGTGTTAGTGTCTGCGTCTgtatcaatctgtgtgtgtgtgtgtgtgtgtgtgtgtgtgtgtgtgtgtgtgtgtgtgtgtgtgtgtgtgtgtgtgtgtgtgtgtgtgtgtgtgtgcacgtctgtctATATAAGATGAATGGTAATAATGTACCTGTTACTGATATACTTTGCACTGCACGAAGCTCCAACTTAGTGATGTTGTTCACTGCTAAACATGTGTATTCTCCACTGTCCAAAAGCGTTGCCGTTTTCTTAAAGTCAGCGCCAGAGCCGAGTTCCTCATTCATCCCGTTGATCCAGGTGAAATGTGCAGGAGGGGTGGACTCAGCCCTGCAGGATAAATGCAGAATCTGGCCGATCTCTACTGGGTCCACCGGAACATAAATCTGAATGCTCACTGGTCCATCTGAAACCCAGATATTACCACAGATTCAGATTCTAAACATgtgatcaaccacaacaaaaactATTGTAAAAGATATTTACACAAAAAATGAATTATTACTCCCACATCATAGGCCAGCATTAGCTTCATATAATGCATATCTTTAGAATGGATCGACTATGTAATAAACAGAGACACATTATGACACAGAGACAATCACTTCCAGTTACAGAAAGCAGAGCAGTCCTGCCATGATTAAGCTGCAGCCAGAGCTAGTCCTCGTGGTTGTTATAGTTAGCAAACAAACTGAAATAAGAGAGATAATATAGGGTATAACAGGGAGGAACTAATGCTTTGCAGATGAAGCTCTGGCCATTGGAGCATTCTTTGTGTCTAAGAATGTAAAAGGTCAGGCAGGAGGGTTAGATACTTACAGATGGGGTGCAGTTTTAACGGGGCACTTTCTTGAGTACTGATCAGATTGGAGACATTACAGGTGTACGGCCCCCGGTCGTAGCGTGTCACGTTGAGTATGGTGAGGGTGGTGTTTCCGTCGCCGACCTGCACCCTGTCACTTGATACAGTGATCTCAGAGCTGCCATTCATCCACAGGTAGGACAGGGAGGTGCCGGTGGAGACCTGGCAGGACATCCTCACAGAGCTGCTGAACTCCAGCAGCtctgtggtgttgggggtgactGTTACACCGGAGACTCGCTCTGTGGGACAAATATATGGAATACACTGGTATATAACAATAATGGCCTTCAAATGATACCAGCTTAGTAACTGTAACATCTTAGATAAGCCTAACCCTGATTGGCTTTTACTGGCAGTTTGCCAAACTGTGTTATGTTCACAAACAAATGAGAGCCAGACCATTATAGAATAAGGAAGGATCTTTTATCTTGCAAATATAATTACGGAAAAACAGCATTTCTTTCAGCATGGGTTAGAGTTGAGGTCGACCGTTAAAAACATGCTGCTATGCTACAATACTCGTGTATAGAAAGGTAAGCTATATGAACTGAGCACTATTTTCATCCTACTCTTCTACTCACCATACATCTGCAGGTTGCATTCTCCATTTAGTGGATGTCCCGATGGAGGAGTGATCATCACCTTGTATAATCCAGTGTCATTTAGAGTCAAGATTGAGAGCTCCAAAGATCCGGTTATATTGTCAAATTTGGTCCTAGTACTATATTCTGGGGTAGTAGTGGTTTCAACGGTTGATGTTAGGATAGATATCACAGTACCATTAGCTAAATGAAATTGCCATGCCACTGAAATCATTGGAGAGCTCTGATCTACTTTCAACATGACACTTTCTCCCACAGCGCCACTGAGACGATCTGGCAGCACACCAACTCCATCGCTACGACCTGCAAATGAGAGATACCAATGTGGACAGGTCAAGTATTCAATGTCAAGGCCTATAGCGAAGACAGGTTGAGTACATCTGTTCATTCACTATTGCAGTTTGCTTTATCGTAGTAAACATGACTTGAGCTATATCTCAATGATTTTAATAGTTGCACAATCGTTGTTTTTTAACAATGTTAGATGgtatatgaaacacacacacgcacgcacgcacacgcacacacacacacacacacacacacacacacacacacacacacatacatacatacacctaATGCTCTTAAACGTCCATTCTTACCTGTTAAAGCCAAACATACAGCAACCATGCAATAACCATGTGATAAATCCATTTTTCCAATCGAGGAACGGTCACTGATTTAGCTGCTACCGTTATTGAATAATTAGGTTGGTCTCCAAATGTCTGTGTTCtagaaaatgtaattatacCCAAGTAAGTCTGACAGCGAGTGTGTTGAGGCAGAGATACACCCAGTATGGCGTATCTCCAAAGGCTAAGGCTTTAATAAACATTTGTGGCCAGGGGTTATATGTAAGGGTTGCCACTGTAAACGCCACCCACTGGAGTTACTGACGGAACAGTTCGTCCAGTCCTCCTGCGACATCTAGTGGCTGTTCGGCCACGTTGACGTTATAGTTTGAGGGCATGGAGAGTGTTTGTTGCGCACTAATCTTCCTGGATAAGTAGGCATGCCTACCAAACAAGAAGCCAGTCATTTAAAATGATTTCGATTCCGTCTATACTGAAGAAAGGTGAACAATGAGTTATATTCAAACATGGCTCTCTGTTCTATATTAACCTGTACTTGTTaatataataaagaaagaacgaGACGGGCACGGTAGACTCATTCAACGAGTATCATTGTATTCTTCTTCAACTCACGCAACGTCACATTAC of Gadus macrocephalus chromosome 11, ASM3116895v1 contains these proteins:
- the LOC132467073 gene encoding carcinoembryonic antigen-related cell adhesion molecule 6; its protein translation is MDLSHGYCMVAVCLALTGRSDGVGVLPDRLSGAVGESVMLKVDQSSPMISVAWQFHLANGTVISILTSTVETTTTPEYSTRTKFDNITGSLELSILTLNDTGLYKVMITPPSGHPLNGECNLQMYERVSGVTVTPNTTELLEFSSSVRMSCQVSTGTSLSYLWMNGSSEITVSSDRVQVGDGNTTLTILNVTRYDRGPYTCNVSNLISTQESAPLKLHPIYGPVSIQIYVPVDPVEIGQILHLSCRAESTPPAHFTWINGMNEELGSGADFKKTATLLDSGEYTCLAVNNITKLELRAVQSISVTDNSLSSGAIAGIAIAVILAVVLVAALIYRVHTSRTGKRKEKFNVSERGSSNGGYSQDSALSTQNMNYADISHFKKNQDVGMKMQNPHISTIYSETKPPAT